Proteins encoded together in one Cicer arietinum cultivar CDC Frontier isolate Library 1 chromosome 4, Cicar.CDCFrontier_v2.0, whole genome shotgun sequence window:
- the LOC101495231 gene encoding endoglucanase 15-like yields MSLNNVFIFVFVLLCCFSSLIHNVTSADYGTALTKSLLFFEGQRSGVLGPNQRLNWRGDSGLTDGQDVGVNLIGGYYDAGDNLKLGFPMAFTITMLSWSTIEFKSKLQKNNELKNALNAIKWGTDYLMKAHPQPNILYGEIGDPDSDHQCWERPEDMTTPRNSYKIDEQHPGSDLAAETSAALAAASIVFNSVNPKYASKLLTHATQLFDFANNYQGIYHNSIPPAAKIYSSSGYKDELLWAAAWLYRATNMNKYLDYLGSAGDIGGARTTFSWDDKYVGAQILVAKLVLDGKVESSGIWAQYKANAEQFICSCAQKSNQNVRKTPGGLLWFLPWDNSQYVSTATFAMSTYSQYLSSKQTSLQCTAGDVTPSDLTSLVRSQVDYILGSNPKSMSYMVGYGSNYPQQIHHRGASIISIKDDKTPVTCQEGFTNWFNKNAPNPNILEGAIVSPDENDGYEDVRSDYQLAEPTTTSVAPLVGVLAYLA; encoded by the exons ATGTCACTAAACAATGTTTTCATCTTCGTTTTCGTTCTCCTCTGTTGTTTTTCTAGTTTGATTCATAATGTTACATCGGCTGATTATGGAACAGCACTTACAAAAAGTTTATTGTTTTTCGAGGGTCAACGTTCAGGTGTATTGGGTCCTAATCAGAGATTAAATTGGAGAGGGGATTCTGGACTTACAGATGGTCAAGATGTTGGA GTTAACCTTATCGGAGGATACTATGATGCTGGAGACAACCTAAAGTTAGGGTTTCCAATGGCATTTACCATAACAATGCTTTCATGGAGTACAATAGAGTTCAAAAGCAAGCTTCAAAAAAACAATGAGCTTAAAAATGCATTAAATGCCATAAAGTGGGGAACAGACTATTTGATGAAAGCACATCCACaaccaaatattttatatgGAGAAATTGGTGACCCTGATTCAGATCATCAATGTTGGGAAAGACCAGAGGATATGACAACTCCTAGAAATTCTTATAAGATTGATGAACAACACCCTGGATCTGATCTTGCTGCTGAAACTTCAGCTGCTTTGGCTGCTGCTTCCATTGTTTTCAATTCTGTGAATCCCAAATATGCATCCAAATTGTTAACTCACGCTACACAA CTGTTTGACTTTGCAAACAACTATCAAGGCATATACCATAATAGTATCCCACCGGCAGCGAAAATATATTCCAGCAGTGGATATAAG GACGAGTTACTATGGGCAGCAGCATGGCTTTACCGTGCAACGAACATGAATAAATACCTTGATTACCTTGGATCAGCAGGTGATATTGGGGGTGCAAGAACAACGTTTAGTTGGGATGATAAGTATGTTGGTGCACAGATTCTTGTTGCAAAG CTTGTTTTAGATGGGAAAGTAGAATCTTCAGGAATTTGGGCCCAATACAAAGCAAATGCAGAGCAATTCATATGTTCGTGTGcacaaaaatcaaatcaaaatgtGAGAAAAACACCAGGGGGTTTGTTATGGTTTCTACCATGGGATAATAGTCAATATGTTAGTACTGCTACATTTGCAATGTCCACTTATTCTCAAtatttatcatcaaaacaaacaTCTCTCCAATGTACTGCTGGTGATGTTACTCCTTCTGATCTCACATCTCTTGTTCGCTCTCag gTGGATTACATATTGGGTTCTAATCCAAAAAGCATGAGCTACATGGTGGGATATGGATCAAATTATCCACAACAAATTCATCATAGAGGAGCatcaattatatcaattaaGGACGATAAAACACCAGTAACATGCCAAGAAGGGTTTACAAATTGGTTCAATAAAAATGCACCAAATCCTAATATATTGGAAGGAGCAATTGTgagtccagatgaaaatgaTGGTTATGAAGATGTTAGGAGTGACTATCAACTAGCTGAACCAACTACTACTTCGGTTGCACCTTTAGTTGGTGTTCTTGCTTATCTAGCTTAG